DNA sequence from the Thermococcus sp. genome:
CCTTCATCTCGTGGATAACCTCGGCCGGGATTCCGGTCTTCTCCTCAAGTTCCCTCTCCTTCTCCTCGCTGAACTCCTCTAGGAACAGGTAGTCGAAGAACTCCCTCGTGAGCTTCCCGTGGTCGAGCCTGCCCTCTTCCCTCAGCCTGTTCATGTGCCTGCTTATCGTGTAGTACGCCATGTAGATGGTCGAATCGCTCAAGCTCTCGATGACCCAGTCGGGGTCCCAGGGCAGGGGTGTCCCGAGGCCCACTTTTCTGGCACAGGCCTTCTCCTCGAGCCAGGCTATCACCGCCTCGAACTGCGCCCTTCTGCTCTCGGGGTAAATCGTCATTTTGGCAAGGGCTTCCCTGGCCTTCTCCTTCCACTCGGGGTTGCCGTAGTCGATGAACCACTGGTCGTGGATTATCTTGATGACGGCCTGGTTGCCGAAGCGCGAGATGACCGGCTTTTCCGCGAACTCGTACATTATCTCGGCGATGCCCTTCTCCTGGAGCTCCTTCGCTATCAAATCTTTGGCCTCCTGGACGGGCTTGCCAGCGTAGGGCTCTATCTTGAAGACTCCCTTGTGGTACTCGGCCTTGTAGATGTTTTTGGTGGCCTCTTCGAGCTTCTCCTTGTCCTTTTGGCTCTTCACGCCGAGCCTCTCTGCCTCTTCAACCGCCGGAAAGTCGCCGTAGCCCTCAAGCTTTATCAGGGAGATGTAGCTTATCTCCTCGACCACGCGCGGGTCGACCTCGTACTTCAGCAGGATTTCGGTCTCCTTCTTAAGGTCTTCAATTGCTACATGGTCGAAGGGGGCATGAGCGGGAACGCTCATGACAACGCCGGTTGCGTTGTCCGGGTCAACGAACTCCGCCGGCAGGATTATGACCTCGTCGCCGGTGACCGGGTTCCTTACGTATTTGCCTATCAGCCTCTCGCCCTTGAACTCCTCGATGACCTCGATCTCCCTGTCCTGGAAGGAGAGCTTATATGCTGCTTCCTTGCTGATTATCCAGGTCTCCACCTTCTCGCCGCGCTTAACTCTGGCCTTCACGTAGGTTGCCTCTGGATTCAGCCACATGTTGGTTACTCCGTAGACCGTCTCCGGCCTCAGCGTCGCGGCCGGCATGTAGATTTCCTCACCGTTTTCCTCCAGGACGAACTTGATGATAACGTAGTCCAGTATCTGGACGTCTTCGCCCTCCATTATGTCGTGGTCCCCGAGGGCACTCCCGACGACCGGATCCCACCTCACGCGGTGAGCGCCCTTGACGACCAGACCCTTGTCCTTGAGCGTCCAGAACTGCCACTCTATGAACTTGCTGAAGGGCGGGAAGAGGCTCGTCGTGTGGAACTCACGCGTCCAGTCGACACCGAAGCCCGCGCGTATGAAGGTTTCCCTTGCGGATTTCATGAAGTACTTGACGATTTCCTTCGGGTCCTCAAACTTCCAGAGGATTTCTTCAGGAACCTTGTAGACGTCGCGGTAGATGTGTATCGTCTTAGGGTCGCGGTTCTTTATGCGTTCCGCTATGCCCACTATCGGCGCGCCGGTGATGTGCCACGCCATCGGGAACAGGACGTTGTAGCCCTGCATCCTCTTGAAGCGCGCTATGACATCGGGAATCGTGTATGTCCTTGCGTGACCGACGTGAAGGTGGCCCGAGAGGTACGGGAAGGCAACCGTGATGTAGAACTTCCTTTCCTTGGGCTTTGCGTTTCTGTCAGGCTCGAAGATTCTCTCCTCCAGCCAGCGGCCCTGCCACTTCTTCTCAATGGCTTTGAAGTTAAGTTCTTCCATTGCCAAACCTCCTCAACGATTTTGCAAAAGAGACGTGCACCAGCTTATACTCAAGAATAGGGGGATTCTTTGAATCAGCGGGAAATCCTGTCCATATCCCAACGGAGAAGACACTCCCCCCTCATTGGCATCGCATCGAGTAACACCGTTGGGTATTTAAAGATTTTGGAAAGGGCCGCCCGGTTCATCTTCGCGTTGCCCTTCCAAGTAGGGGGAGCAGGGTCAAGAGTCCGATTACAGCCGGGCCGCAGATTCTACCCCTTTCACTGGCCTCTGGGCTTTCGTCCGTGCTCTGGATCGATGTTGTGGTCATGTTCTCAAAGGTATAGCTCACGGCCACTTCACCC
Encoded proteins:
- the leuS gene encoding leucine--tRNA ligase translates to MEELNFKAIEKKWQGRWLEERIFEPDRNAKPKERKFYITVAFPYLSGHLHVGHARTYTIPDVIARFKRMQGYNVLFPMAWHITGAPIVGIAERIKNRDPKTIHIYRDVYKVPEEILWKFEDPKEIVKYFMKSARETFIRAGFGVDWTREFHTTSLFPPFSKFIEWQFWTLKDKGLVVKGAHRVRWDPVVGSALGDHDIMEGEDVQILDYVIIKFVLEENGEEIYMPAATLRPETVYGVTNMWLNPEATYVKARVKRGEKVETWIISKEAAYKLSFQDREIEVIEEFKGERLIGKYVRNPVTGDEVIILPAEFVDPDNATGVVMSVPAHAPFDHVAIEDLKKETEILLKYEVDPRVVEEISYISLIKLEGYGDFPAVEEAERLGVKSQKDKEKLEEATKNIYKAEYHKGVFKIEPYAGKPVQEAKDLIAKELQEKGIAEIMYEFAEKPVISRFGNQAVIKIIHDQWFIDYGNPEWKEKAREALAKMTIYPESRRAQFEAVIAWLEEKACARKVGLGTPLPWDPDWVIESLSDSTIYMAYYTISRHMNRLREEGRLDHGKLTREFFDYLFLEEFSEEKERELEEKTGIPAEVIHEMKEEFEYWYPLDWRCSAKDLIPNHLTFFIFNHTAIFRKEHWPGGIAVNGFGTLEGTKMSKSKGNVLNFIDAIEENGADVVRLYIMGLAEHDSDFDWRRKEVGKLRRQVERFYELISEFAGYEAEETELKDIDKWMLHRLNRAIEGATQALEEFRTRTAVQWAFYSVLNDLRWYMRRTEGRDDEAKRFVLRKLAEVWVRLMAPFTPHISEELWEKLGGEGFVSLAKWPEPNPAWWNETIEAEEEFVKSLIEDIKEIIRVAKIEDAKRAYIYTAPEWKWRVVEVVAEKRDFKEAMAELMKDPEMRKHGKEISRLIQRLIKERAFDVKRINEEKALREAKDFIEKDLGVEIIINPEEDKGRKKKQAMPLKPAVYVE